Genomic segment of Sediminispirochaeta bajacaliforniensis DSM 16054:
TCTTCCACGTAATCCTTAAATCCGAGATGGACCGACACCGTAGAGCCCTCTTCAAATGCCACATCATCCATCCAGATCTTGTCGTGGTCGGCAAGGACGATATTACAACTGGAGGGAACGTTGATGCGGTCGCTTACTATGATCTGTTTCACCGACGATTCCTGATCAACCGAAAATCTCGTACCGTTGAGGTAGACAATGAAGGTCGGCGTCAGGGTCTTCTGTTCTTCACTCATGCGTTACGCCTCCATCAATAAAGCGGGGGCAGTTTAACAACCGTTCCCGGTTTCACATGCATAGGGTCTTCAATACCGTTGGCATCGGCGATCTCCCGCCATTTCCCCGGATCCTCGTACTCTCTGGCGGACATTGCCGACAGGGTATCCCCCTCACGAAGGACCATCTGTTTGGTGTGGTCAGAGGAGTGCCGGGGATTATCCTGAATCTGCTCCGCAGCCGTTGCGTACTCCTTAAACAGGACCTTGAGGATGGCCCGCACCGGCGTACCATCGTTCATAAACATTGTAAAACGCTGCACTAAGTCTTCGAGAACGCATTTGAACCTGAGGGTGCCCCAGGTAAACATCAGCAGGGGGGGACGGTGCTGGTCGGCATTCACAAGCATCAGCTTTTCGATTTTGTCCGTATACTCCCTGACATCACTCTTCTCTTCGGAGGTATCGAAAAAGAGCTCCATCGAGAGGCGTTTTCTCTCTCCCAGGGTAAACTCCACAGGAGGACTATCCAGCCCCTGGGTACTCTGCTCCTTCCAGGGAGTACGTTTTTCCACGATATACTCCTTGGGGTTGAACATCACCTCGATCTCGTCGTTTTCATCCAGATTAACAATTACCGCTTTTTCTAATGCCATTCGTCTCCTCCCAGACTATTACCGTGCCAACTCAAGCCCCTCATGGGCAATCTCTATGCGCTCCACTGCACAGCCGTGGACATCCGTCCCTAAACGGGGGCCGACCCATCGACAGGGGATGGCCCGGTAAAAATTCCACCGCTTTAGCTCTTCATTTGCCGAACTGTAAAGAATAATGGAACCGTCCTTTCGCTCCACCGGATCTTCGGTCAGGACCGTTTCGGAATACCAGTCGAAAAGATCGTTGTTGTCGGTAATACCATTTTCCAGCACAATGTTCGGAAAACGAGTTCTTCCAAAAAACTTATGCGTATTGGTATTCAGTCCGCCCTCCTCAACCTCATAGATATAGGTCTCGGCCTCCAGTCCCTCACAGCGAAAAAACTTTGCGCACTGGATACCGTCGATCTCCACTCCGAAGAAATTCGGCAAATAGGATTCAACTCTTTCCGACTCTGCACTCATGGTCACGCCTCCTCTATCACTACGTTTGCGTCGTCCCGTACCGCATTCAGGGTGACGACAATAAATTCAACTGGTTTTGTTATACTCAAACCAACCATTGTGGTTATAATGCCGGCATCGATCTGTTCCGGGGAATTAAGTTCATCATCGCAGCGGATAAAAAAGGCCTCTTCAGGAGTCTTTCCGGCGAGGTAGCCCTTTCTCCACATATCGATGAGAAAGGCCGAAACATGTCGCACGATCCGTTTCCGAAGCCCCGGAGTATTGGGCTCGAATACCGCCCAGCCCGTTCCCTTTTTGATCGCTCCGGCAAGAAGGGAAAAAGTGCGGCGTACATTGATGTAACGCCACTGGGGATCAGAAGAGAGGGTCCTTGCCCCCCAGAGTTTGATACCTCGGCCAGGTATCCGCTTCATCCCATTGACCCCAGCGTCATAGAGCATCTGATAGCTTTCATCGTCTACTATCCATTTGGTACCGACAGCCCCGGGGATAAAAATACCGGCAGGCGCACGATACCTCCCCTCCTCGTGGTCGCACCGTGCAATAATGCCCGCTACAGCCCCTGAGGGAGGTACATTGACGGTCGCATCACCCCCAGGAGCAAGGGGATCAAGGATCTCGATTTCAGGATAGTAAAGGGCCGCATGGCTGCTGTCATAGCGCTTCGCCGAGCGCAGGACCTCCTGAAGGTCGTCACTGTCCGAGGCATCAAGCAGGGCAAAACGGTCGCCAAGCCGCTCGGCCTGATCGATCATCGCCCGCCTGACGGCATGGGCGTAATCCCCGGCAAGCGCACTGTCCTCGGGGTAAAGCTGGTCGAAAAGCCCCGCATCGGGGGCACACAGGAGCGAAACATCCGGCAGTGATTCGAAAATTCCGAGACCGCGATTGTCGTTGAGCCCCTTGAAATAGCCGATAAAATCACCGGCGCTCAGTCCGACAATTCCATCTCTTCCACCCGAAAAGCGTCCCATGCCGATCTCTTTTGGAAACCAAAGGCTTGCGTCCCCACGTTTTTTAGGCGGTGTAATCCTTACGATCCGGGACTTTTCCAGCATATCGAAGAAATAGCGATCGTCGTCATGTCTCCTGCTCATATAGAGGAAATCCTCTGTCCGTCTGCCGTCGCTTAAGGTCATGTTGAAACCGACCCGCTGAACACTGGGAGGCTCTTCATCATCCCGGGTATAGGGAATATTCAAATGTCCCTCCGATGCAGCCTGCCCCGTTACATTAAAGTAATCAGAAACACCATCGCTATAGAAAATGCGAAGGGTATCCCCGGGGAGACAGTCACCGAGCAGGACCGAAATCATCCGTCGAGATCCACGTCTGATCTTGTACTCGAGGGATGCATCTTTCGAATGCCAGACCCTTAGACTGAGTGTGTTTCCCCAGCTTCCCGGGCTTGCCGCATAGAGGCAAAGCGTACTGTTTCCGAAGAGCCCGGGCACCTCGATCTGAGCAGAGGCAAGGCCCCTCTCTCCCCCATGGGCCGTTCTGACTACATAGCACTCCTTACCGCCGCTATTGAAAAAGGTGTACACCGAATAAGGAAGATACCCGACAGATTCAAAACCTCCGAAGATTTCGAGATAACGATTAAAATCGGTAATACGTACCGCCTCATCCACCGGGCCTTTTCGGGCAACACCGATGAAACCGGCAATAGTTTTATTTGAGATTTTGATCTTGTTCGATTCTTCCCGCCGCGAGAGGACATACACGCCGGGATTTGATCCGAAAGAGCGGTTCCCCCTCACTTGCTTTTCTTCTCCTTATCCTTTGGCTGTCTCTTCTTTCGTTTTTTATCGTTTTTGAGATAACGGCAAAAAGGGCAAAACTCCCAGTCGTCTTTCATCCTCCGTCCGCAATCTGGGCAGCGACGTTTGCCGATTCCCATGGCCTTACGTTCCTTCCTTCTGCTCAAGATGGTCAGAAGGATAAAAAGCACTATGAGGAGGAATACCGCAATAAGAACCGCTATCTTGAGCCAGAAGGGAAAGGGGACCTTCACTGCAGTGAAGTTCTTGTAAGCCTCTGAACGCTCTTCCTTATCAACTACCTGAACCATGAGCTGATGTCGCTCATCATCGGCTGGAAGTCCTTTGACCCGAAAAATCACCAGATATGCCATGGAAATCTGTTCAAGAATAGCGTCCGTTCGATCGGGGACTCCCTCTACCTTGGAACTATAGTGGTAATACCCGCCGGTCCTGGTTGAAAGAGAGTTCATGATATTGAGATACTGGGCCCCAAGCATCCTGATTCCCACAGAGTAGATCGGAAAACCAAGGTCCTCGTAGGAAGCAACCACATCATCCAGGGTACTGCGGCTCTCCTGATCACGTCCGTCGGAAAGGGTGATAATTACCGAACGCCCCTTGACAGCGGACCTGTCGAGGCTCTCCTCTTTGACGATGCGTGAAAGTCCAATAAGAGAGTCGAAAAGCTTTGCCTGTTTGTCGCTTATTGCCAATTCTTCAAGAGGAGTCGCATCGACCTCACCGCCGACGCTGGATTCTATAATCGGAAGAGGCTCAGAGCCAACTGCATAGACCGAAAGCGTATCCTGTGGTCGAAGCGCATCGATAATCTTATAAACGGCCTCCTTTTGCATGGCAAGTGGAGCCCCTTCCATAATGCCTGAATTGGAAAGCAGAATATAATAATGGATGGGACGCTCTGTGGCGGCAAAACGTTCAAGATCGATATTCTCTATCTCGATATCGGCGTCTACCCGTACCTGAAAATTCGACCGGACCAAAGATAATATGGGAGCCCCTGTCTCATCTTCGGCATTGACTATCGTTTCCACTTTTGGGAAATTGCGGGATTCGACCATTTCGATTCTGGAGGAAAGCCCTTCCTGAGCGTCCAATCCCAGTAGTGCCGCACAAAGGAACAGGACTGAGAATATCAATCGTCTTGTATGAACGCTTTTTACCATGCTCTTTCTTCCTTTTCCGCTAAATCGCCTTGAACTTGAATTCATGGCTTCCGAGGCTTATCAAATCCCCATCGATCAGAGAGGCGGAGGAAGTCTCAATACCGTTGACAAACATTTTTCCTTCCGATCCCTGAGCCACCAAGGAATACTCCTCTGCCTTAGAGATCAGTAATGCATGCTGCCGCAATATCGACTCCATTAAAATGCGAATCTCACAATCCTCTCCCTGCCCGATAAGATTTTTCCCAAAATGAATATCGTAGACCTGACGTACCTGGCCCTCCTCCAAGGAAACCAGCCATCCAGTCAGGGGGGCGATACAGACCGGGCAATAATCCCAGGAGGGATCCATCTTATGGCCTTTTTTGCAATATTTTTTCCCGAATAATGCCATGTCCGCTCCTTATAACCGCTGGTAGACCCAGATTTTTCCGAAGTTATCCCGTCCCTTTTCACCCATTCTGAACTCCACGGGAATGGTATGCTTATTCACATCATCCTCGTCGAATTGGACGAAGCAGTTTCTCCAGCGGAACTTCGAATCCGCCGTATCGATGGTAAGGGTCCTCTTGTAGTCTTCCTTTTCCATGATCACTTCGATGGAGTAGTTTCCAACAACCACATCGGTGCGCCGGATAAGGAGAAGCTTCCGTTTTTTGATGATGTTCTTCAGGGT
This window contains:
- a CDS encoding CIS tube protein, with product MALEKAVIVNLDENDEIEVMFNPKEYIVEKRTPWKEQSTQGLDSPPVEFTLGERKRLSMELFFDTSEEKSDVREYTDKIEKLMLVNADQHRPPLLMFTWGTLRFKCVLEDLVQRFTMFMNDGTPVRAILKVLFKEYATAAEQIQDNPRHSSDHTKQMVLREGDTLSAMSAREYEDPGKWREIADANGIEDPMHVKPGTVVKLPPLY
- a CDS encoding FHA domain-containing protein encodes the protein MALFGKKYCKKGHKMDPSWDYCPVCIAPLTGWLVSLEEGQVRQVYDIHFGKNLIGQGEDCEIRILMESILRQHALLISKAEEYSLVAQGSEGKMFVNGIETSSASLIDGDLISLGSHEFKFKAI
- a CDS encoding VWA domain-containing protein translates to MVKSVHTRRLIFSVLFLCAALLGLDAQEGLSSRIEMVESRNFPKVETIVNAEDETGAPILSLVRSNFQVRVDADIEIENIDLERFAATERPIHYYILLSNSGIMEGAPLAMQKEAVYKIIDALRPQDTLSVYAVGSEPLPIIESSVGGEVDATPLEELAISDKQAKLFDSLIGLSRIVKEESLDRSAVKGRSVIITLSDGRDQESRSTLDDVVASYEDLGFPIYSVGIRMLGAQYLNIMNSLSTRTGGYYHYSSKVEGVPDRTDAILEQISMAYLVIFRVKGLPADDERHQLMVQVVDKEERSEAYKNFTAVKVPFPFWLKIAVLIAVFLLIVLFILLTILSRRKERKAMGIGKRRCPDCGRRMKDDWEFCPFCRYLKNDKKRKKRQPKDKEKKSK
- a CDS encoding phage tail sheath family protein; the encoded protein is MRGNRSFGSNPGVYVLSRREESNKIKISNKTIAGFIGVARKGPVDEAVRITDFNRYLEIFGGFESVGYLPYSVYTFFNSGGKECYVVRTAHGGERGLASAQIEVPGLFGNSTLCLYAASPGSWGNTLSLRVWHSKDASLEYKIRRGSRRMISVLLGDCLPGDTLRIFYSDGVSDYFNVTGQAASEGHLNIPYTRDDEEPPSVQRVGFNMTLSDGRRTEDFLYMSRRHDDDRYFFDMLEKSRIVRITPPKKRGDASLWFPKEIGMGRFSGGRDGIVGLSAGDFIGYFKGLNDNRGLGIFESLPDVSLLCAPDAGLFDQLYPEDSALAGDYAHAVRRAMIDQAERLGDRFALLDASDSDDLQEVLRSAKRYDSSHAALYYPEIEILDPLAPGGDATVNVPPSGAVAGIIARCDHEEGRYRAPAGIFIPGAVGTKWIVDDESYQMLYDAGVNGMKRIPGRGIKLWGARTLSSDPQWRYINVRRTFSLLAGAIKKGTGWAVFEPNTPGLRKRIVRHVSAFLIDMWRKGYLAGKTPEEAFFIRCDDELNSPEQIDAGIITTMVGLSITKPVEFIVVTLNAVRDDANVVIEEA
- a CDS encoding phage tail protein; amino-acid sequence: MSAESERVESYLPNFFGVEIDGIQCAKFFRCEGLEAETYIYEVEEGGLNTNTHKFFGRTRFPNIVLENGITDNNDLFDWYSETVLTEDPVERKDGSIILYSSANEELKRWNFYRAIPCRWVGPRLGTDVHGCAVERIEIAHEGLELAR